A window of Mucilaginibacter robiniae genomic DNA:
GATTCTTTTATGCTAGTAATAAAAAGATATTATATGTAGCTACTTGCACTTTTGTATTAGAAGATGATAATGGAGGCGGTAGTGGAGGCGGCCAGTTTGCTGGCTTAACATCATTAGTAGGCATAAATCTGGGTGGTGGAGGTGGTGGAGGCGGCATGTTCCAAGGAGATAACTTATTTGAATTATATCGATCCAGAAAGATGTTGCAAAAAACTTTGTTAAGCCCCATCTCTTCTAGTAAAAAGAAAGATTTATTAATCGATAGGTTTATAGTACTTAATAAAGCTGATTACGAGGACGATGATTATTCTAAATTAAAGTTGGTTAAGTTTGATCCTAGCCATGTGACAAGTTTGACTCGCTTGCAGGATAGTGTTTTACTCAACGTGATTGACAAAGTCAATACAAAGCATTTAGAAATTTTTCGCGGAAGAACAGGGATAATTACTGTAAATGTAAGAAGTGAAAATGAAGTATTTGCTAAGCAATTTAATGATCAAATAGTAAGTACAGTCAATGATTTTTATGTTCAAACTAAAACTAAAAAAGCTTTAGAAAACTTAGCTATTCTTCAACACCAAACCGATTCAATCCGTGCTGCTATGCACCGGGCTTTAACAGGTATTGCTACTTCGATAGATGCTAATCCTAATGCTAATTTATCACGGCAAATTTTACGTGTTCCATCTCAAGGTAGGCAAACAGATGCGGAAACAAACAAAGCTATATTGAGTGAACTAGTTAGAAACTTGGAGATGGCAAAGGTAGCCCTGCGTAAAGAAACGCCTTTAATTCAAATTATTGATGAGCCGATTTATCCCTTAAGAATTGAAGGATTAAGCAGAGCTATCACTGCCACTAAATGGGGGGTATTGGCTGGTGTGTTAACTATCCTTATTTTATCAGTATTGTTGCTATATAGAAAAATAGTTCAGGAAGTAGCGTAATAAAGCAGTATGGTAATAACCTGCTTTAATAATAAAAAATTTATAAAAGCAACTACTTCTACAACAAACATATCTTTTATTAAAAAATGAAGAAAGTATGTTTCTTTATCTCCTCCATTAACTTGTTTGGTGGTACAGGCAGGGTTTGCACTGAAATTGCTAATGCACTTGCAAGGCTGGATTATACAGTTACTATATTAAGTTTTCATGGAGACAAACCTTATTTTGAATTGCATTCAAGTATCAAAGTTGTAAAGTTATATAGTAAAAAATACAACTTTAAACTGTTTTTACCTTTTGTAATTTTAAAGTTAAGGCAAAAAGTAAAGAAAATCGACCCTGATATTTTGATTAATGTTGATTCTGCTCTGTTTGCTTATTCATTCGTATCAACTAAAAGATTAAATATAAAAAATATTGTATGGGAACACTTTAACTTCAATGTAAGTCTAGGTGCCAGTGTTAGAATTTGGGCTCGACGCTTGGCCGTTAAGCATGCGGATGTTATTGTAACATTAACAAGCCTGGATAAAAACATTTGGGAGAAAAATTTGGATTGCAAAGTACCTATTACTTCAATTCCAAATCCGCTACCTTTTTATAATGAAATATATGATCCTAACAAGAATAAAGTTGTGTTATCAGTCGGCCGTTTAACTCAAGAAAAAGGTTTCGACCGCTTGTTAGATGTTTGGTATATAGTAAAGCAAAATGCTACTGCTGCCGACTGGCAATTGCACATTGTTGGATCTGGTGAATTAAAGAGTGCATTAGAAAATAAAATTGATGCTTTACAATTAAATAGTTCAGTTCAACTCATTCCAGCAACATCAACTATCCAAGATCATTATCAAGATGCTGCTATTTATTGCATGACTTCGCGCTTTGAAGGCTTTGGTATGGTTTTGATTGAAGCCGAAGCTTTTGGTTTACCTATAGTAAGCTACAATTGTGAAATAGGCCCTGTAGAAATAATTAAACATAACCACAATGGATATTTAATAAAAGATGGTGATGAAAAATCTTTAGCAAACGCGCTATTATATTTGATGGATAACGAAGATGAAAGATTGCAAATGGGAGAGAGGGCATTTAATGATTCGGCAAATTATAGGGTAGATGTTGTGATTAAAAGATGGCTTGCCTTGTTTCATTATATTTGCACTGATCATCGTGCAGAACATAATAAGCTTTAAAGTGAAGATATTATACTTTATTACAGGTCTGCGGCTGGGAGGAGCTGAAACACAGTTATTATTACTAGCCAAAAATGTCAGGAAACTAGGCCATGATGTAATGGTAGTGGCAATGGAGTCAGGTGGTATAATGGCTGAAAAATTTAGAAGTGAAAGTATTCAGGTTGAGGAGTTGAGCATATCGGGTGTAGCTACAATATGGAATGGTTATTACAGGTTTAAAGCAATTGTGCAAAATTATTCGCCTGATGTAATACATGCCCACATGATTCATGCTAATTTGTTTTCCAGAATTTACAGCATGTTTAATTGTGTTCCTAAATTGATATCAACAGCTCACAATATTAAGGAGGGTAACAAATTATTAATGAGTGGTTATTACTTTACCCGTTTGATACCTGATTGGTCAACAAACGTGAGTCAAGAAGCTTTCGACCAATACGTGAAGCAAAAATATTTTTTTCGTCAAAAGTCTGTCTTTATACCTAATGCTGTTGACACTAATCAGTTTTATCCAGATCAGAAACATACCACGAGGCTCCGTAAAGAATTTAATATACAAGAGAATGCTTATGTTTTTTTTTCGGCTGGGAGATTGCATGTACAAAAAAATCATGCTGCTCTGCTAAATGCATTTGCAATAGTTCGGCATAAACTATGTTATGCTGTATTGCTTCTTGCTGGAGAAGGTCCGTTAGAAAAAGAGTTACGTTTCTTATGTAAAGAGTTAAGCATAGAAGAACATGTAAAGTTTATTGGTCGCAGAAATGATATTCCTGCTTTGATGAATTTATGTGACTGTTTTGTTTTAAGTTCTTTACATGAAGGTGCTCCATTAGTTATAAATGAAGCAATTGCAACTAAAACCAATATTGTAGCTACAGATTGCGGTGGAACCAAAGAATTACTGAAAGATATAGGTATTATAGTAGATGTAAATAACATATCTGCTTTAGCCCAAGCGATGATAAAAACTAGTCAAATTCCTTCTACTAATGAACGCTTGGATAAAGCGCGCACCTATGTGATTAATAATTTTTCTATCCCTACTGTTGTTAATAAATGGATAAAATTATACACAGAATAAAATGTATTTCAAACGAATTTGGGTATTATATTTCTTTATAAAGATCTTTTACATGATCTTTGCTGTATTGGTTTTCTCACACCTAACAACTCTCGGAGATACTTTTGCTTATCTAAATTCTCCACTAATATTCAGTTCTAAAATATTTTATTCGTCAACAGCTTTAATGCTATTCACGGGAGCTTTATTCAAAGCAGTTTTCAAAGCTGATGTATTGGCATGCATACCTTTAATGTTACTGTCCTTTTATGGAGTATATTATGTAGTAGACAGGTTGAACTTGTATAAACTTTCTGGTATAATAATCTTGTTGGTTTCTATGCCCAATTTTGGTGTGTGGACTAGTATTCACGGGAAAGAAGCTATTGGATGTTTTTTTAGTGGTGTAATTGCTGTGATGATTATAAAGAAACTGAATGGCAAATATAAGTTGAAGTTTATAGATTATTTCGCTTTGTACTTATGCGCAATGTTCAAGCCGCAATATTTAATATACATAATACAAGCTTTAATTTTTATAGAATTAGTTAATAGGTTAACTGATAAAAGGTATTTGCCTTTTGTATTAGGTTGTATAATATTTTTTCTAAATATTGTTGTTTTGTATTTCTTTCGCGACTTTATTGATGTTTTGGCAAAAGGAATGGCTGCTAATTTTAACTACAATGATCCTAACTTGGCGAAATCAACTCGTAGTGATGCGCCGTGGCTGGTACCGTATGGCTTTTTCAAAACAGCGCCATATGGTATGTTTATCGCCTTTTTTGGACCAACTTTGTCAGAAATGATCGCAAAACCTACACACTTGCTTTCCGGAATAGAAAGTATAATAATGATTGTTTGCTTTATAGTTTTACTAATACCCCGATTAACATATAACTTAAATACCTTCCGTTTCAACCCTACCGTGTTTGTAGCTTATTTTATCATTTTTGCAGGTATTTTGTTTATGCAGTATCCGTTTGGGTTCTTAAACCCAGGATCGGCAATACGATACAGGTGTAATTTTTATTTATTATTTGTCATGTTGCTTTTACAGCTTTTTTCAAAATCATCAGACAAGCGGTATGTTGAACCTTATCAACTTTTAATAAACACATGAAGTTGTTGTTAATAATTACTGATTATGGTGGGTTTAACAACTTTTTATCGGAAGTTGCTGTACAACTGATACGAGAAGGACATGAGGTTCATGTTATTTGTTCGCCAGTAAAAGTTATAGATTATACAGATAAATATAACTACACTGCTTTGGGCATCGCTTTTCATTATCTGGATTTTCCAAGATCATTCAATTTATTTAAGCAAATAGCTGCTTCTAAAAACATAAACCGGAAAATTACAGAGATTCAACCAGACTTAATCAATATCCATTTCACTACAGGTATTTTTACTACAGTTGTGTGGCGGAAGCCGCCATTCTTTACCATCGGTACTATTCATGGTATAGGCTATCCTGTTATACGTGAAAGAATTAAGCGAAATATTTTTAAAGTGGTCGAAAGATTATGCTTTAGTAGGCTTGATCAAGTTTATGTAATTAATGATTTTGATTACTGTTTAGTAAAAAGTATCTACCCCAACAAAGCATTTAAGCATGTTTCTTATGGTGTGGGATGTGATTTGCGAAAGTTCAATGCATTAAATTTTACAGATAAAGCAAAGTTGGATATCCGTGCTGACTTGTCAATAAATAAGGAAGATTTTGTATTGATGTTTACCGGCAGATTTGTAGCCTTTAAAGGTTTTAACTTGATTATAGAAGCTATGGTAAGTATTATAACAGAATCAACATATCCTGATATTAAGCTATTGTTGGTAGGAGGAGAAGATGCAGCTCATAATACAGGCTTAACTCATGAACAAAATAAGTTTTATAAGAATAATAAGCAAATTACTTGTATTGGTTTCACAGCTGATGTAGATCGTTATCTAGCTATTGCAGACCTGTTTGTTTTTCCAAGCGAGAAAGAAGGTATGCCGGTAAGTATTATGGAGGCATTGGCAATGGGAGTGCCAGTACTAACATTAAATTCAAGAGGATGCAATGATTTAATAAAAAATCAGGATAACGGCATTGTATTACAAGAAAATGCTTCAGCTCAGGAAATTAAAAAAGCTATTTTAAAGTTGTATCATGATCGATCATTACTAAAACGTTTATCGGTGAACGCGCTGAAAAGTAGAGATTTGCTAGGTAGGCATCTGTATGTTAAAGAGCAAATTAACATATATAAATCTATAGTGAACAGGGTTAAATAGTTAAGATCAAATCATGAACCGGTACCAGTTTTATATATCGTTTGATGTAAAAGAAACAGCATATACTGCCGGAACTAAGGCTATTCAGGATTGTAATGCTATTTTAAAGGGCTTAGATTATCGGGATTATAACATACATAATGCTGTATTAACAAATAAAGGATACTTATACAGCTTGTTTAAAAATGTATTTAAATTATTGCTTTTCGTAAAACCATCATCAATTGTAGCCATACAATATCCCTTATTAAGTGGCAACAGCTACTTCAAACATATAATTAAAATTTTACGCCTTAAAAAAGTTAAGTTCTTTTGCATAATACATGATGTAGAAGGCATACGTTATCATAAAGATAATGTGAAGTTAGTTAAAGCTGAAGTACAAAACTTAAATTTTTATGATGGCATCATTGTACATAATACAAGTATGCAGCAATGGCTTTCTGAAAAAGGTGTAATAAAACCAATGCTGGCTCTACAAATTTTTGATTACCTATCAGATCAAGAATTAATACCATCAGAGCATTTATTTAATCAAAAATCAATAACAATAGTTTTTGCGGGAAATCTAACCAAGAGTACTTTCATCTATTCTTTACAAGCAGTTAATAAGCAGTTTAATTTATATGGCCCTAATTTCTTGACTGAGAAAGGTTGTACCAATCAAAACATATCTTGGAAAGGGGCTTATAGTCCAAATGATATTATATCCAAACTAGATGGGGATTTTGGTTTGATATGGGATGGAGAGTTCATAGATAAGTTAGATGATGTATATGGTAGTTATTTAATGTATAACAACCCACATAAGTTATCACTTTATATTGCTGCAGGTTTGCCCGTTATAGCTCCTAAGAATTCAGCAATTGGACAGTTTATACAAAAGCATCAATTAGGCATTTTGATAGACAGCCTTGTAGAATTGAATAATATTCAAGTTACCGGTATGCAGTATCAGATGTTCAAAAGGAATATTTCACTGATAAGCCCCCAATTAAGAAGCGGTACTTATTTAAAATCTGCTATTGCTGCAATAGAAGAGATAATTACGCATGCTAGCTAGTTTATAATAAAGTATGAGGAAGTATAAATCGGATGTTTACTAATGCAGTGTTAATTAACCATTAACTAAAAATGTTGATGTGTTTAATGTTTATAGTATATTTGTAAACCCTAAACCGGGAGTAATGTAAAACAGGTTTTTTGTAATTACATGGACAACAAATCTGTTTCTATGCTGATACTTAATTGTCCTAAAGTAAATTCAGAATTGTAATCAATTTCAGGATTTTAGGAGTGCTCACAATATAAATGAATAAGATAGATACAATTGATCCTGTTGAAGATGCTGAAGGTTATTGGAATATAGATATACAACCTTTGGGCAGCATGTTTGATTTAAAGCTGCTGGATGTTTGGCATTACCGTGATTTATTTTGGCTATTAGTAAGAAGAGATTTCGTTTCCTTCTATAAGCAAACTGTTCTTGGACCATTATGGTTTTTTGTACAACCGCTTTTTACAACTTTTATTTACTCCTATATATTCGGCTCATTAGCGGGGATAGCTACAGATGGTATCCCACGTCCATTATTCTACATTGCTGGTATAACTTGGTGGAATTATTTTTCAGAATGTCTAAACCGGACAGCATCCGTGTTCAGAGAGAATGCACATGTTTTCGGAAAAGTGTATTTTCCAAGAATGATTATGCCGTTAAGTATTGTATGTAGCAGTCTGATAAAGTTTGCTGTACAAATTTTAATGTTGCTTTTCTTTATGCTGTGGTATGCTATAACTGATGGAACATTTCACATGAACAGTTATGCCTTGCTCTTCCCGGTACTAGTACTGTTAATGGCTTTACAGGGTCTGGGCCTAGGTATGATTGTATCTTCATTAACAACTAAATATCGCGACTTAATATTTTTAGTTGGTTTTGGTGTACAACTCTTAATGTACGGAACAACCGTAGTGTATCCTTTATCTGCTGCTCCACAACAATATAAATGGTTAATCAGCATAAATCCTATAACACCAATACTAGAAGCTTTTCGATATGGTTTTTTTGGAGCAGGCTCATTCTCATGGGAATCATTAGGGTTAAGTGCGTTGATTACATTGATAATTACCTTCATTGGCGTAATTATTTTTAGTAAGGTTGAACGTACATTTATTGATACCGTTTAATGTATTTTAATGTATTTCGGGATTGTCACTATTGACATAAAAGAATTATGGCAAAGGTAATAAGAGCAGAAAATATATCTAAGGCATATAGGCTTGGAGAAATAAGCACCGGAACATTATCACAAGACTTACATCGTTGGTGGAATAATGTACGAGGCAAAGAGGACCCATTCTTAAAAATTGGTGAGGCTAATGATCGAAGCAAGAAGGGGAATAGTGATGTAGTATGGAGTTTAAAGGACATTAACTTTGAAATAGAGCAAGGAGATGCTGTAGGTATTATTGGCCGCAACGGTGCTGGTAAAAGCACACTGTTGAAATTATTAAGCCGTGTTACCGCCCCCACTACAGGTACAATGAAAGCTCACGGCCGAATAGCCAGTTTATTGGAAGTAGGTACAGGTTTTCATCCTGAACTTACCGGACGAGAAAATATTTATTTGAATGGCGCAATTTTAGGAATGCGCAAAAGTGAAATAAACCGAAAATTTGATGAAATAGTCAATTTTTCGGGAGTGGAACGATATATAGATACACCCGTAAAGCGCTATAGTAGTGGAATGTACGTAAGGCTAGCCTTTGCTGTAGCTGCACATCTTGAATCGGAAATCTTAATAGTAGATGAAGTGTTAGCCGTAGGAGATGCCGAATTTCAAAAAAAGTGTTTAGGGAAAATGGGAGATGTGAGTAAAGGTGAAGGCCGTACAGTTTTGTTTGTAAGTCATAACATGCCTAGTATTCTGGAATTGTGTAACCAAGGTATTTATATGAAAAATGGTTGCTTGGTTAATACCGGAAACATTAACAGTGTAGTAAGCCGTTACTTGGATTCAGGAGCAGGTGTAAGGTTTGTTAACAAAAAGGAGGAAATTACTAAACCTGAAATTATGTATGCGATGATAGATGAAGATGAACTTGAGAAAGGAAATCTTTATATGAACTTCAAATTTAATTCGCCATTTTCTTTACAGCCTCCTGTTATAGGAATTTTAATTAACAATTCACTAGCTCAACCTGTTTTTACGACTAATCCACGGATGCATTCATCTAATTATGGTACCAGAGGTAAAGCTTCATCGGGTGAAGTATCATTACGAATAACGGATTTGCCTTTATTAAGTGGTGAATACTCGGTTTCTTGTTTTTTAGGAGATATGGTCAATGACTTCAATTCTTATTTAGATTGTTTGCGGTTTAATTTTCAAGCAAAAAACGTTGATAATTCAAAAGTTCCTGAACTGAAGTACGTAGGTTCGGTCAATATAAAAAACGCTGAATGGAAATTACTTTAATATACTATTAAAGCCTAGTAGCTATTAGATAATAATAATTTC
This region includes:
- a CDS encoding GumC domain-containing protein: MVPEKSNSTYPVSNQIKKSDYEEISVRDIIQKFIAWKNYILRQWKIVLLAVILGATAGFFYASNKKILYVATCTFVLEDDNGGGSGGGQFAGLTSLVGINLGGGGGGGGMFQGDNLFELYRSRKMLQKTLLSPISSSKKKDLLIDRFIVLNKADYEDDDYSKLKLVKFDPSHVTSLTRLQDSVLLNVIDKVNTKHLEIFRGRTGIITVNVRSENEVFAKQFNDQIVSTVNDFYVQTKTKKALENLAILQHQTDSIRAAMHRALTGIATSIDANPNANLSRQILRVPSQGRQTDAETNKAILSELVRNLEMAKVALRKETPLIQIIDEPIYPLRIEGLSRAITATKWGVLAGVLTILILSVLLLYRKIVQEVA
- a CDS encoding glycosyltransferase family 4 protein, whose product is MKKVCFFISSINLFGGTGRVCTEIANALARLDYTVTILSFHGDKPYFELHSSIKVVKLYSKKYNFKLFLPFVILKLRQKVKKIDPDILINVDSALFAYSFVSTKRLNIKNIVWEHFNFNVSLGASVRIWARRLAVKHADVIVTLTSLDKNIWEKNLDCKVPITSIPNPLPFYNEIYDPNKNKVVLSVGRLTQEKGFDRLLDVWYIVKQNATAADWQLHIVGSGELKSALENKIDALQLNSSVQLIPATSTIQDHYQDAAIYCMTSRFEGFGMVLIEAEAFGLPIVSYNCEIGPVEIIKHNHNGYLIKDGDEKSLANALLYLMDNEDERLQMGERAFNDSANYRVDVVIKRWLALFHYICTDHRAEHNKL
- a CDS encoding glycosyltransferase → MQNIISFKVKILYFITGLRLGGAETQLLLLAKNVRKLGHDVMVVAMESGGIMAEKFRSESIQVEELSISGVATIWNGYYRFKAIVQNYSPDVIHAHMIHANLFSRIYSMFNCVPKLISTAHNIKEGNKLLMSGYYFTRLIPDWSTNVSQEAFDQYVKQKYFFRQKSVFIPNAVDTNQFYPDQKHTTRLRKEFNIQENAYVFFSAGRLHVQKNHAALLNAFAIVRHKLCYAVLLLAGEGPLEKELRFLCKELSIEEHVKFIGRRNDIPALMNLCDCFVLSSLHEGAPLVINEAIATKTNIVATDCGGTKELLKDIGIIVDVNNISALAQAMIKTSQIPSTNERLDKARTYVINNFSIPTVVNKWIKLYTE
- a CDS encoding glycosyltransferase; this encodes MKLLLIITDYGGFNNFLSEVAVQLIREGHEVHVICSPVKVIDYTDKYNYTALGIAFHYLDFPRSFNLFKQIAASKNINRKITEIQPDLINIHFTTGIFTTVVWRKPPFFTIGTIHGIGYPVIRERIKRNIFKVVERLCFSRLDQVYVINDFDYCLVKSIYPNKAFKHVSYGVGCDLRKFNALNFTDKAKLDIRADLSINKEDFVLMFTGRFVAFKGFNLIIEAMVSIITESTYPDIKLLLVGGEDAAHNTGLTHEQNKFYKNNKQITCIGFTADVDRYLAIADLFVFPSEKEGMPVSIMEALAMGVPVLTLNSRGCNDLIKNQDNGIVLQENASAQEIKKAILKLYHDRSLLKRLSVNALKSRDLLGRHLYVKEQINIYKSIVNRVK
- a CDS encoding ABC transporter permease; translation: MNKIDTIDPVEDAEGYWNIDIQPLGSMFDLKLLDVWHYRDLFWLLVRRDFVSFYKQTVLGPLWFFVQPLFTTFIYSYIFGSLAGIATDGIPRPLFYIAGITWWNYFSECLNRTASVFRENAHVFGKVYFPRMIMPLSIVCSSLIKFAVQILMLLFFMLWYAITDGTFHMNSYALLFPVLVLLMALQGLGLGMIVSSLTTKYRDLIFLVGFGVQLLMYGTTVVYPLSAAPQQYKWLISINPITPILEAFRYGFFGAGSFSWESLGLSALITLIITFIGVIIFSKVERTFIDTV
- a CDS encoding ABC transporter ATP-binding protein; this encodes MAKVIRAENISKAYRLGEISTGTLSQDLHRWWNNVRGKEDPFLKIGEANDRSKKGNSDVVWSLKDINFEIEQGDAVGIIGRNGAGKSTLLKLLSRVTAPTTGTMKAHGRIASLLEVGTGFHPELTGRENIYLNGAILGMRKSEINRKFDEIVNFSGVERYIDTPVKRYSSGMYVRLAFAVAAHLESEILIVDEVLAVGDAEFQKKCLGKMGDVSKGEGRTVLFVSHNMPSILELCNQGIYMKNGCLVNTGNINSVVSRYLDSGAGVRFVNKKEEITKPEIMYAMIDEDELEKGNLYMNFKFNSPFSLQPPVIGILINNSLAQPVFTTNPRMHSSNYGTRGKASSGEVSLRITDLPLLSGEYSVSCFLGDMVNDFNSYLDCLRFNFQAKNVDNSKVPELKYVGSVNIKNAEWKLL